The Papaver somniferum cultivar HN1 chromosome 3, ASM357369v1, whole genome shotgun sequence genome includes a region encoding these proteins:
- the LOC113360734 gene encoding uncharacterized protein LOC113360734, with translation MNPEDPPSLFIPNEVIEESLNEWKFSLIGRLDFVKLKMNVASTFLKQQWSLKGSLQFIPLGKGFFIIKLDNEADRSLIWKGLWMVESQTLKVRAWEPNFNPDNQKTSSSFMWITFPGLSIEYWKERILLQMGSKFGRANKVDEITLKREISYYASVLVEVDFAKFIPSKMVVEYKYGKFDQAMQILKKPIFCNHCFIIGHLTAECRVKRDESQNTENLQEVLLEKPKKQ, from the coding sequence ATGAATCCTGAGGATCCCCCATCTTTGTTTATTCCTAATGAGGTCATTGAAGAAAGTTTAAATGAATGGAAATTTAGTTTGATTGGGAGACTTGATTTTGTTAAACTGAAGATGAATGTTGCATCTACTTTTTTAAAACAACAATGGTCTTTAAAAGGTTCTCTGCAATTCATACCTCTGGGAAAAGGTTTTTTTATCATCAAATTAGATAATGAAGCAGATAGAAGCCTTATCTGGAAGGGGTTATGGATGGTTGAATCCCAAACTCTGAAAGTCAGAGCATGGGAACCAAATTTCAATCCAGATAATCAGAAAACCTCTTCATcttttatgtggataacatttccTGGTCTAAGTATAGAATATTGGAAGGAAAGAATTCTCCTACAAATGGGTAGTAAATTTGGAAGAGCAAACAAAGTAGATGAGATCACTTTAAAAAGAGAAATTAGCTATTATGCAAGTGTGTTAGTAGAAGTTGATTTTGCAAAATTCATTCCCAGTAAAATGGTAGTAGAATATAAGTATGGGAAATTTGATCAAGCTATGCAAATCTTAAAGAAGCCAATATTTTGTAATCACTGCTTCATTATAGGACATTTAACAGCTGAATGCAGAGTAAAAAGAGATGAATCACAAAATACTGAAAATCTGCAAGAAGTTTTACTAGAAAAACCAAAGAAGCAATAG